TCCATCCCGACGACCAGCGGCGTCTCTTCGATCCGCTCGAAGGTCGGGTCGTTCGAGAGCTTCTCGTCGACGAGCAACGACGCCAGCGCGAGCACCACTGTTTCCGTGGCCCGCGTATCGTTGATGTGGTAGGTCGGGACGACTGTCAGCCCGCCCGGACGGACGAACTCGTGAACGAGATCGGTGATCGGCCGGGCGTCCTGGTCGAAGACGGTTCCGAAACCCACTGCACGTCGGCTGACGGCATCGAAGGTCTTCTCGTGGACTTTTCCCGACTCGTCGAGTTCTTCCCGCAACGCAGGATCGTCGAGGAACGACGTGAACTGGTCGTAGGTCCCCTCTCGGCCGTACTGCTCTTTGAACCGCTTGAGGAGGACGTTTACAAGCGCATTGTACTGGTTGTCGTTGAGGCCGCTGCCGGCGATCAGCCAGGGGTTGTCATAGACCATCGAGAACGGGATCGTGAACGCCACTTGCTCGGCGCGATGGCCCTCTGCCGCGTAGGTCGCGCCGCCGACTTTCGGGACGAACGCGATCGTGTCGTCGTGGCCGCCACAGGCGATTCCCTCGCGCTCACAGCGCTCGCGGAACGCCGCCGAGAGGTCACCGTCGTCGTGCATCTGGGCGTACTCGTCTTGGGGGTCGAACTGGACGACGGCGGGCTGGATCGTCCGGTCACTCCCTGTCGCAACCGGGTAGGTCCGGTCTTCCGCCAGGAACTGCCGGAGAACGTTCTTCGCGAGGTGGGTCTTCCCCGAACCCGTTCCGCCGGCGACGAGAGTGTGCCGGAAGACAAGCGGGTCGCCGGCGTCGTAAGCGTCCTTGAGTCGGTAGTCGATCGTCGGTGGTTGGGCGGCTGTCTCGACCGTCTGGCCACCGACCGAGAGATGGCCCAGGAAGACCCCATCCTCGGGGATTTTCAGGCCGGTCTTGATCGCGGACCGTTCCTCGGCGTGGCTGACGATCGTCTCCGGTTTCGGGACGCGATCGGTCATCCGCCGCTGGAGATCGCCGTCGTCGCTGTCTCGCGGCTCCGCCACTGGACTATCCGGGGCACTCGGCGCCTCACTATACAGAATCGCGACCGGTTCGAGTTCCGCGATGAACTTGAAGTCTTGCTCGTCGATCCCACTGGACCGCATCGCCCGCCGAGCGTGGATCTCGGTCGCGTCGTCGGCCCGGAACTCCCGGGCGTATTCCAGGGCGGTAATCCGACAGAACAGCCGCTCGTCGGTCGCACTGTCGGGATACGGCGCGAGTAGATACGTCCCAATCCGGACGTCTGCGCGGTTCCCGACGGTGACGTAGGCTCGCAGACGCGTGTCTTCGCCATCCTCGCTGATGGTCAGGCCCTGGGCCGCCGAGAGGACGCCGATGCCACGCTCCCCGCCGGCCGGTGATACCGAGACGGATTCGAAGTCGTCGGTCACTGCGCCCGCGTCCGTTGGCTGGCCGTCGGTCTGATCGGACGGTCGATCGGCCCGCCCGTCGTCCTCGCGGTCGCCGTCGAATTCAGTGAAGTCCCCGAGATCGGACATAGCCAAAGCCTGGTGGTCGAGGCCCAAACCGGTTTCCCCACGCTATCGCACTCGGTACTCGCTCGTCCAAGTCAGAAACGTCCTTACGCTGGCCCGAGAAACCCCGTGTAATGTCCGACTGGCTACGGGCCATGTCCTACAACGTCCGGTACGATACGTCCGAGGACGGCAAACACGCCTGGGAACACCGGCGAGATCGCGTGGCGGGGACGATCCGTTTTCACGCCCCCGACGTGATCGGCTTGCAGGAGCCACTCGACCACCAGCTCGCGGACATCGCCGAGCGTGTCCCGGAATTGGAGTGGGTCGGCGTTGGCCGCTCAGATGGCGCCAGCGGCGGCGAGTTCTCGCCGATCGGCTACCGGACCGATCGCCTCGAGTGTGAGGACACGGATACGCTCTGGCTCTCAGAAACGCCCGGGCAATCAGGGAGTGTCGGCTGGGACGCCAGCTATCCCCGGATCGTCACCTGGGCGCGCCTCCGTGATCGACAGACTGGGACGCGGTTCCTCCAGGCGAACACACACTTCTCCCACGACGGCCCGAAGGCACGCCGAGAGAGTGCCTGGCTGTTGCTGGACCGTCTCCCCCACATTGCCGACGGCGATCCGATCGTCTTGACCGGGGACTTCAATGTCGTCGTGGGCGAGCCGGCCCACGAGATCCTTGCAGAAGGGACCGACTCCGTCTCGCCGCTCTCGAACGCCATGGATCGGTCTCCCCAGCCCCACCACGGGCCCAAGACGTCTCGGACTGACTTCGAGACGCTGCTGCCGGATCGCAAGATCGATCACGTGTTCGTCAGCGACGACGTTGCGGTCGGGCAACACGGTGTCTGTACCGACTTCGACGACAGTGGGGCATTCCCATCTGATCATCTCCCGGTGCTGGTCGACGTCGATCCCGCTGGCTCTGCTCGCGGGGTGTGACCGCTGGCTTTTGTTGCTGGCGGACGTAGTATTGCTATGTTACTCATCCGTGGCCGGGCCGGCGGGACCGCACTGACGGGGACGCTGTACGAACCCGGCGAGACGCCTCCGAGTTACGAGGGGGCTCCCGACGCGGACGCGCCGTACGTCTGGGTCTGTGATGCCTTCTACGAGGTCGTGAGTGGCGGGGTCGTCCAGCAGATCGACGATCGCGAGGTCAACGTCGCCTTCGAGACGCCCGCCCCGCGAGGGTTCGAAGACCGTGCTCGAGCGATCGAGGCGGCAAAGGACCACCTCCGAACGCAGTTCAGCCGCATCGGGGTCGCCGAGTCGGCCGTCGCGATCGAACGTGAATCTGTCGCCGATGCGGGCAGTGCTGTCGACGAGCGATCCCGTTCAGGACCGATCGGGTAGTTGGAAACGGGACTGCGCGCGGTCCAATCGACCGCGAGGCCCGATGCTAGCCAGCGACGAGCAGTAGCGGTCCCTCGATGCTACGTGTCGATCGAGCATGCCGTCTCTCGGTTCGTTCAGCCAGGTAGCAAACCTTATTGTGCGCGCTCGCCCGCCGGTGCATATGAACAGTCGCGACGAACTCCTGGAGCTGTTGAGAGAAAACGCCCGCTACTCGACGGCCGAACTCGCGCGGTTGGCCGACATGGAGGAACCACGCGTCGAGGAAGCACTCGAAGATCTCGAAGCCGCTGGGGCTCTCCGAGGCTACCAGGCTGTCGTCGACTGGGACGAACTCGATCGTGAGCGCGTGCGAGCGACGGTCGAGCTCAACGTGACGCTGGACCGCGAGACCAGCTACGGCGACATCGCCGACCGGATCGCGAAGTTCCCGGAGGTAACGACCCTCCGGCTGATGAGCGGTGACTACGATTTCCTCATGGAAGTCGAGGGCGACTCGATGAGCGAGGTGTCGTGGTTCATCAGCGAGAAGGTCGCGCCGATCCCCGAGATCACCCAGACGGTTACCCATTACGTGATGGACTCTTACAAGGAGAACGGCATCGAATTCGGTGACGGCGACGAGGACGATCGGCTCTCGATCTCACCATGACCATCGAGCCGAGCGAGCGCGTCGAGCAAGTCCCGCCGTCGGGAATCCGCCGGTTTTTCGAACTCGCCGAACAACAGGACGACATCATCTCGCTTGGTGTCGGCGAGCCCGACTTTTCGGCTCCCTGGAGTGCCCGCGAAGCGGCGATCGCCTCTTTAGAGGCCGGCAAGACGTCGTATACGGCAAATCGGGGCAAACTCGAACTTCGGGAACGGATCGCCGCGGATGTCGACCAGCGATACGATCTGGATTACGATCCCGCCCAAGAGGTGCTGGTGACGACCGGCGTCAGCGAGGGGGTCGATCTCGCCCTCCGAGCGATCGTCGATCCGGATGATACTGTCGCGATAGCCCAGCCAGCGTACGTCTCGTACAAACCAGGCGTGATCTTCGCTGGCGGCGACCCACTGGCGGTGGCGACCAGACGTGAAGACGAGTTCAAGCTTACGCGTGAAGTGCTAGCAGCGAGCGGCGCGGCTGGGGCCGACGCGCTGGTGATGAACTACCCGAACAACCCGACGGGCGCGACCATGACCGAAGACGAACTGCGTGAGGTCGCAGCCTTCGCACGGGAGAACGATCTCGTCGTATTGAGCGACGAGGTGTACTCGGAGTTGAGTTACGAACACGAGCACACCTCGATCGCGACGCTACCCGGGATGCGTGAGCGAACGATCGTCTTCAACGGCTTCTCGAAAGCCTACGCCATGACTGGCCTGCGGCTGGGCTACGCGATGGGGCCGCCGGAAGTGATCACGGCCATGAACCGCATCCACCAGTACACGATGCTGTCGGCCCCGACGACGCCACAGCACGCCGCTATCGAGGCTCTGGACCGGTGTGCCGACGACGTCGCGGAGATGCGCAACCAGTACAACCGGCGACGGCGCTTTGTGCTCTCACGGTTCGAGGAGATGGGTGTCGACTGTTTCCCGGCCAGTGGAGCCTTCTATGCGTTCCCCGAATCACCCTGGGACGACAGCGAAGCCTTCGCCGAGGCACTCCTCGAATCCGAGGGCGTCGCCGTCGTGCCCGGGACTGCCTTCGGTGACGGCGGTAGCGGCCATCTCCGAGTCTCCTATGCGACTGGGCTCAGTGACCTCAAAGAAGCACTGGCGCGGTTCGAATCGTTCATCTCGTAATCTCGACCCAGAGTGCAGTACTGTCTCTTGGGTTGCCGTCGGTGATAGAATGGTCGCAGTCGACGACTTTACGATCGTCTGACGTAACCTTTTTTCGCTTGAATGAATGATGCTACACCAATGGCAATTGATGATAAAGAGGGTGGCGACGAGGGTTCGCTCCGGTCGCGGGCGAGTTCCTTATTCGACGGGGATAGCGATCCAGAGGGAGGTGACGACGACGAACCCGACGGATACACGTGGATCGATTTTCGGCGTGAATTTCACGAGGGTGGACAGTTTGACCGAAGCGAATATCTCGGATTCGACCCACAGCGCACCGAGCAGTTGCTCGGGGAGTGTTCGAGCAACGCACGCCAACTCGACGACTATTTTCAGGATTTTATCGACCCCGCAACGACGCCCGTCCGTAAAGGTGAGTATCGGTGGGAGCACTTCAAACAGGAGTTTTACTACGATGGGGACGGCTCGCCACCGCGTGAGGACGACGGGACAAAGATCCCGTTCGATCGGGCCGCCCATCTCGGATTCGATCCCGACGAGACTGAAAGACGACTGAGCCACGGCCAAGACAAAGCGGAGGCACTGGTGGATCTCGTCGATCAGCGGACGGTCGACGTCAACCCGGAACTGGACGAAGACGAGTTCTTCTCGACGGTCGAGGGCCACACGACGATCGTCAATCGATACGATCTGGAGAAAGCCGTCCCGATGGAGAAAAAGCGCCACTTCGAGGAAGTCGAGCGCTACTGGGTCAACAAACCCTACGCTTGTGTCATCTTGTTCCATTCGATAAAGGAGAACGAGCGTAAGTACTACGTCGTCGAGCCGACGCTGAACGCGCTCGAACTCGAGCTCAAGGACTTTCTCGGCAGTAAACTCAAGACGGCGATCAAATACGCCGAAGAGGGCGTGGCTGTTGGCGACGACGCCGAGGGTCGGGCGGCGGTCATCGAGCGCGAAGCCCAGGCGCTCCTCAAACGGTACGATATCTACGACGAACCGAACACGGATCGTGTGGGCCAAACGACGGGTGACTGGGTAAAACAGCTGCTCGGCCTGGGCGAGGAGTCCGCCGAACCCGACCAGCTCGATCAGTCCACCGAACTCGACGGGATCGCGGCCCGACCGGAGCCGGCAATCCTCGAAGAAGACGCAGATACTCTGACCGAATACCAGGTCGAGAAACTGCTGTACCTGTTGAAGCGGGACTACATCGGCTACGGCAAGATCGATCCGATCAAACACGACATCAACGTCGAGGATATCTCCTGTGACGGGTACAACTCCCGGGTGTTCGTCTATCACACCGACTACGAGCAGACGATCTCGAACGTCGAACACGGGGAGAGTGATCTGGACGACTTCGTCGTCAAACTCGCCCAGCGCTCGGGCAAAGGGATCTCCAAACGGCAGCCACAGGTCGACGCGACCCTCCCCGATGGGTCGCGCGCACAGTTGACTCTCGGCACGGAAGTCTCCGATCACGGGACCAACTACACGATCCGGCAGTTCAAAGACGTCCCCTTTACGCCGATCGACCTGATCAACTGGAACACCTTCTCGCTGGACGAGATGGCGTTCCTCTGGTTGGCGATCGAGAACAACAAGTCGATGATCTTCGCCGGCGGGACGGCCTCGGGGAAGACGACCAGCCTGAACGCGATTTCGCTGTTCATCCCCAGCAACTCCAAGATCGTCTCCATCGAGGACACCCGTGAGGTCGAGCTGCCACAGCGAAACTGGGTGGCTAGCGTGACCCGGCCTTCCTTTGGTGACGACGAGAAAGGCGACATCGACGAGTTCGATCTGTTGGAGGCCGCACTCCGCCAGCGCCCGGACTACATCGTCATGGGCGAGGTTCGTGGGGAAGAGGGGCGTGACCTGTTCCAGGTCATGTCCACCGGCCACACCGGATACTCGACGTTCCACGCCGACACCGTCGGCGAGGTGATCAAGCGATTCACGACCGACCCGATCAACGTCTCGAAGACGCTGTTTACGGCGCTGGATCTCGTCTCGATCCAGACCCAAACGCGCGTCCAGGGTCGGAAGGTTCGCCGGAACAAGACGTTGACCGAGATCAACGAGTACACCCCGGAGAACGACGAGATCAACGTCAGGGACGTCTACCAGTGGCAGGCCGAGTCCGACCAGTTCCTGCAGATGGGTTCCTCATCAACGCTCGAAGACATCAAGTTCGACCGTGGGTGGGACCAGGACACGTTGGACGAAGAACTGTTCATGCGCAAGGTCGTCCTCGCACATCTCATCGAGCAGGGGCTGAACACCTACACCGAGGTTGCCGCGACGGTCCAGGCGTTCATCAACGATCCCGAGACGATCATGACGTTGATCGCCAACGGCCAACTCGAACGGAGTCTCGAAGACCTCCGAGAGATGGAATCAGTTCAGATCACCGTCGATCCGGCCAAAGAGGAGATGGTGCCACGACCGGATCCACCCGACGAGTTGGCCGAGGAAGCCCAAGGCGTCATCGACAACGCCCAGCCGTTGTTCGACCGATACAAGGACCAGGCCAGATCTGACATCGTAAACGCACTTGCGGACGTGAGTGGCGACGAGTTGACCGAAGACGAAGACGACGGGACCGTCGACTTCGGTCAGTTCGTGCCCAAAGCGGGTGTCGAGGGACCTGAGAACGAATGAGCCTCGAACGACGCCAATCCGGCTCGCGGATCGGTGAGGCCGGGAGCCTCGGGGATACCTTCTACCCACTGTTCCGCCGGCTGTTCGACGAAGACGGGGACTTCGTTGCCAACGTCGAGACGAAACTGGGCGAGTCGCGGATGGCCGACAACGTCGAGATGTTCCTCTCGCGGGCGCTTGCCGTCGGGACGATCGCCGGGACGTCGCTCTGGCTGGTCGGCATGTTGCTCGGCTACCTGCTCGTGACGACGTTGTTTGCCGGTGGCGCACCGTCGTTTCTCGGACTCGGTCTTCCCGAAAGCATCCTCCCGATCGTCCAGGCACTGAAACTGCCGTTTCTCGTGTTCGTCTCTGGGCTCGTGTTCGGGACGATCGGCTTTCTGGTCGGGTTCGGTTCGCTGGTGTCGATCCCGTACTTTCGGGCCAGCGCCCGGGAACGGGAGATCAACGTCATGCTTTCCGATGCCGTCTCGTTCATGTACGCGCTGTCGGTTGGCGGCCTCAATCAACTGGACATTCTCGAATCGATCGCCGATGCCGACGACACCTACGGCGAAGTAGCAAAGGAATTCCAAAGTATCGTCCTCGAAACAGAGTATTTCGATACGGACTATCGGACGGCGATCCGTAACCAGGCGATCCGGACGCCCAGCGACGAGTTGAGCCAGTTCCTGACGGACATGCTCTCGATCGTCGACTCCGGGGGAACATGACGGACTTCCTCGAGGATCAGAAGGACAAGTACATGCGCACCAGCAAACAGGAGCAACAGCGCATGCTCGAGACTCTGGAGTTGTTCGGCGAGATGTACATGACGCTCTCGCTGTTTCCCCTCTTGCTCATCATCATCCTCGTCGTGATGTCGATGATGGGCAACGCGAGTACGCAGTTGATGTATATCACGGTTTACGGGCTGATTCCGTTGATCAACGTCGCCTTCCTGGTGCTGGTGTCGACGGTCACGTCCGACGAGAGTTCGAGTGGGTACTTACAGCCGGACGACCCCGAGAAAGAGGCCTTGATCGAGGGCCAGACCAACCTCTTCGATCTCGGCTTGATCGAACGGTACAAGGGCGAGTACAGCGTTTTCGACCGGATTAACGACCGTGAAGGGACCCATCAAGCCCTCGAGATCATGCGGTCTCCGCACATCTTCTTCCGGGACAACCCACTGTACGTGCTCGCGTTGACTGTCCCGGCGACACTGACGGCCCTGGTGATCTCCGTCCTGATGGGGTGGGCACCGACGTCCCTAGAAGGGATGATGAGCGATCCACTACAGGGAACGTTCTTCTGGCTGTACGTTCCGGCCTACATCAATTTCATTCCGCTTGCGATCTTCCACGAGTGGAACGTCCGTCATCGGAAGGCGATCATCGGCAAACTCTCCGAGAACCTCCGGAAACTCTCTAGTGCCAACGAGACTGGGATGACGCTGCTCGAATCGTTGAAAGTCGTCGCCAACACCTCGTCGGGCCGACTGGCCGATGAGTTCACGATCATGAACCGGAAAGTCCAGTACGGCACGAGTCTCAAACAGGCCCTGCGGGAGTTCAACAACAAGTATCACGTTCCGCGACTCGCCCGGACAGTCAAGCTTGTCAGCGAGGCTCAGGAAGCCTCGAACCAGATTCAGGACGTCCTCTCGACGGCCGCACAGGCAAGCGAAAATCAGGACGACATCGATCGTGACCGGAAATCCCGGACGCGGATGCAAGTCGTGATCGTGATTATGACGTTCCTGACGCTGTTGGGTGTGATCGCGATGCTGAAAGTGCAGTTCTTCGAGACGATGGCTGGACTCTCTCAGCAGGCCTCGAGTGCGGACGGGGGCAGTTCCGTCCAGAGTATCGGCTCTGACATGCCCGGTCCCGATCTCCTCTCGATGCTGTTCCTGCACGCCGTGACACTGCAGGCCATCTCCTCGGCCATCATTGCCGGCTACATTCGGAACGTGAGTCTCGTTGCCGGCCTCAAATATGCCGTTGCATTGTTGACAGTGACGCTCAGTGTCTGGATCGTTGTGAGTTGAGCCAATGATACGTCGGGATTCGAAGGACGCGAACGAGAAGGGTTGGCGAGAGGCCGACCAGCAGGACCGTGCCCAGACGATGCAAGATTTCGTTCTGGGAATTAGCATCTTCATGATTGGCTTCATGTTCGTGTTGGCGCTGTTTCCGGGGTTGTTGACGCCGTTTGAATCGTCGCTCGACGGCAATACTGAGGCCGCAGCCGATCGCGTCACCGCCGAGATCGTCTCGAACTTCTCGAAGCCCGCCGAGCCAAACGTCCTGAACGCCACACGACTGAACCAGACGGTATTCAACGATTCTCGGTCGGTTGCGGACCTCAAGTCGCAATTTGGACTCCCGAGTGATACAGGACTCAACATAACATTACAGCGACTGGATGGGATGGCACATCTCAACGCGTCCGGCAATCCAGTCACGAACGATCGGACTGCCATCTCGGTGCGGATTGTCGATACCGGGTTCTCTGGCTGTGATCCGGGTTGTCGACTCGTCGTACGGACGTGGTAACATGAGACAGGAACGAACGCGTACATTGGGAACGGGGGACGATGACCGCGGACAGGCATTTACACTCGAAGGGCTCGTCGGTGCAATTCTCATTCTGACGGCACTGTGGTACGCGATGCAGGTCGTCATCATCACGCCGACGACTGGCGGCACTGTCGACCCGGCAGTCCGGGCAGACCTCCGCCAGCAAGCCGATGACACGTTGATGGTGGCTTCACAGTCCGAACGGGAGCGTCTGTCGACGCTCGTCCGAAACTGGTCACAGCAAAGTCGGACTTTCGCAGGCGCTGTCAATCCGGATGTCGGCTATGGGACCCAACGCATACCGGGTTCATTTGGAGATTTGCTGGTCGAGAATTTCGCTACCAGGGGCCGGCTGTACAACGTCGAGATGACGTATCTGGAAGGGGATCCGTCGAACGGAACGGGTGCCGTCACGGTCGCCTCACAGGGAACGCCCTCGGAGAGTGCCGTCGTAGCGACCCATCGGGTCGTCCTCTATGACAATATGACTCTTACGTCGCCGTCGGCTGGAGCGGCGGAATT
The sequence above is drawn from the Halorhabdus sp. CBA1104 genome and encodes:
- a CDS encoding ATP-binding protein, encoding MSDLGDFTEFDGDREDDGRADRPSDQTDGQPTDAGAVTDDFESVSVSPAGGERGIGVLSAAQGLTISEDGEDTRLRAYVTVGNRADVRIGTYLLAPYPDSATDERLFCRITALEYAREFRADDATEIHARRAMRSSGIDEQDFKFIAELEPVAILYSEAPSAPDSPVAEPRDSDDGDLQRRMTDRVPKPETIVSHAEERSAIKTGLKIPEDGVFLGHLSVGGQTVETAAQPPTIDYRLKDAYDAGDPLVFRHTLVAGGTGSGKTHLAKNVLRQFLAEDRTYPVATGSDRTIQPAVVQFDPQDEYAQMHDDGDLSAAFRERCEREGIACGGHDDTIAFVPKVGGATYAAEGHRAEQVAFTIPFSMVYDNPWLIAGSGLNDNQYNALVNVLLKRFKEQYGREGTYDQFTSFLDDPALREELDESGKVHEKTFDAVSRRAVGFGTVFDQDARPITDLVHEFVRPGGLTVVPTYHINDTRATETVVLALASLLVDEKLSNDPTFERIEETPLVVGMDEAHNFLTDADSVQARQVIGKFTDAAKQGRKERLGLFLITQDPQDIADPVFKQINTTVVLNLGDEDAISAVNIPRHLEAKVPYMEQGQMVVYSPDNSEPVELIGLPECVTRHGQG
- a CDS encoding endonuclease/exonuclease/phosphatase family protein codes for the protein MSDWLRAMSYNVRYDTSEDGKHAWEHRRDRVAGTIRFHAPDVIGLQEPLDHQLADIAERVPELEWVGVGRSDGASGGEFSPIGYRTDRLECEDTDTLWLSETPGQSGSVGWDASYPRIVTWARLRDRQTGTRFLQANTHFSHDGPKARRESAWLLLDRLPHIADGDPIVLTGDFNVVVGEPAHEILAEGTDSVSPLSNAMDRSPQPHHGPKTSRTDFETLLPDRKIDHVFVSDDVAVGQHGVCTDFDDSGAFPSDHLPVLVDVDPAGSARGV
- a CDS encoding Lrp/AsnC family transcriptional regulator is translated as MNSRDELLELLRENARYSTAELARLADMEEPRVEEALEDLEAAGALRGYQAVVDWDELDRERVRATVELNVTLDRETSYGDIADRIAKFPEVTTLRLMSGDYDFLMEVEGDSMSEVSWFISEKVAPIPEITQTVTHYVMDSYKENGIEFGDGDEDDRLSISP
- a CDS encoding pyridoxal phosphate-dependent aminotransferase is translated as MTIEPSERVEQVPPSGIRRFFELAEQQDDIISLGVGEPDFSAPWSAREAAIASLEAGKTSYTANRGKLELRERIAADVDQRYDLDYDPAQEVLVTTGVSEGVDLALRAIVDPDDTVAIAQPAYVSYKPGVIFAGGDPLAVATRREDEFKLTREVLAASGAAGADALVMNYPNNPTGATMTEDELREVAAFARENDLVVLSDEVYSELSYEHEHTSIATLPGMRERTIVFNGFSKAYAMTGLRLGYAMGPPEVITAMNRIHQYTMLSAPTTPQHAAIEALDRCADDVAEMRNQYNRRRRFVLSRFEEMGVDCFPASGAFYAFPESPWDDSEAFAEALLESEGVAVVPGTAFGDGGSGHLRVSYATGLSDLKEALARFESFIS
- a CDS encoding type II/IV secretion system ATPase subunit, encoding MAIDDKEGGDEGSLRSRASSLFDGDSDPEGGDDDEPDGYTWIDFRREFHEGGQFDRSEYLGFDPQRTEQLLGECSSNARQLDDYFQDFIDPATTPVRKGEYRWEHFKQEFYYDGDGSPPREDDGTKIPFDRAAHLGFDPDETERRLSHGQDKAEALVDLVDQRTVDVNPELDEDEFFSTVEGHTTIVNRYDLEKAVPMEKKRHFEEVERYWVNKPYACVILFHSIKENERKYYVVEPTLNALELELKDFLGSKLKTAIKYAEEGVAVGDDAEGRAAVIEREAQALLKRYDIYDEPNTDRVGQTTGDWVKQLLGLGEESAEPDQLDQSTELDGIAARPEPAILEEDADTLTEYQVEKLLYLLKRDYIGYGKIDPIKHDINVEDISCDGYNSRVFVYHTDYEQTISNVEHGESDLDDFVVKLAQRSGKGISKRQPQVDATLPDGSRAQLTLGTEVSDHGTNYTIRQFKDVPFTPIDLINWNTFSLDEMAFLWLAIENNKSMIFAGGTASGKTTSLNAISLFIPSNSKIVSIEDTREVELPQRNWVASVTRPSFGDDEKGDIDEFDLLEAALRQRPDYIVMGEVRGEEGRDLFQVMSTGHTGYSTFHADTVGEVIKRFTTDPINVSKTLFTALDLVSIQTQTRVQGRKVRRNKTLTEINEYTPENDEINVRDVYQWQAESDQFLQMGSSSTLEDIKFDRGWDQDTLDEELFMRKVVLAHLIEQGLNTYTEVAATVQAFINDPETIMTLIANGQLERSLEDLREMESVQITVDPAKEEMVPRPDPPDELAEEAQGVIDNAQPLFDRYKDQARSDIVNALADVSGDELTEDEDDGTVDFGQFVPKAGVEGPENE